TAGAGTCTGCACTACTGTCACCGTCATTGCGGTGGATGTATTCATAGCGTTCACCGTCATTAGGGTTTGACCCAGCTAGGTCAGTCGTGTATTTCTCTCCCAAGTCTACTTCGTTGATACTACCTTGCAAAAAGTCAGCTTGTTGAAGCGTCATCGTTAATGTGGCTTCGAAAGCAGCAAGATTCCGAAGGGTTTGGTCCAACCAGACAACCTTCTGTTGCAGGTATGTAACGTACTGGACGTCGAGCTCGTTATGGTGCGCTCGTCGTTCCTCAATTTCTGCGAGGTAAGCAGACTGTTAAGCGTTTATGTCGTTAATCAGAGACCTGACGTCGATTTTATGTTTGTCATCGTTAAGCATGTGGTGTTGCATCAAGTTTTTAACCTTGAAAAGAGTCATCGCTGGCCTGTAGTTCGTCATGGTTGATAGTAAAATGGATGCTTATGATAAATAGGGACCAAAAGTGGGTATATTGTATGTTGTATGTGATTTTGTTTGataaatatgtatgtattttgagagtttgtataaaaattaaaaaggaaaaaaaaaagtattaacaAAACAAGCAACATTcaacaaaatttaaacaaagCGGTCAAACTACACTTGTCCAAGGTCCCAACGTTCACTAGCATCGGCCAAAAAGAGCCGATGGAAGATGGTACTTGTTGATTGGAgcctgtaacaccccaagacttttaaaaggtaaaataaattaatttgaactttagttttaacattaaagtaatttcctagtatttaaTTTTGAGTTGagtttaatttagttggaactttagtgggtATCGGGTATAGTACccatttattttagttaaaaacGTGGCAAAGGAGGGAAGTGCACCAGGCAACTCCATCTTGGTGATTTACAACTCAACTTCTAGTTATATCATCACTTTGATTTCTTCTCCAAACTTCCTACCTAAATTCTTCCTTCTAAATCTCTTATTTTTGTGTTGGTTCTTCCATTATCAAACTCAAGAAAACTCCTTAAGAATAATAATCTTTTTGTCATTCCATTCCAAGCAAATTCTAATctcttaatttaattaaagaatCATTCAagagagataataataacactCAAAGATTAATTATCTAATTTTGAAAGAAATTGTGAGTGTGGGTGTGGGTGTGTGtgtggtgggggggggggggggggggttctaaagtctaaacaaaTAAGAATAGAGAAGAGGGAATTTGAAATTCTTCCGTTGTAGTTTGTTATTGTTCAAaggtataacttttatttcattattaattaaattagggttcatgcaagTAACTAATTGATAAGAATTGGGGGTTTTCTTAAAATGGAttatttacttaaaatcaaGCTAGGGTTCATGAAAATTGATAAATGTGAGAATATTTGAATGAGTTGGCTATGTGGTAAtgcttttttaaattattacttGTGATGAAGCATATTGATGTCTAGTAATATGAATGTTttgataaaaatgtttttatggCTAAAGcaagaaaatgaagattttgagtAATAATGTAGTGTGACTATATAGAAGTGATTATGAGaagaaaataatgatttttaagtaaaatgtGTATGGTCATAATGGTGAGATAATGAAATGgtgatttttgtttaaaatgagTTATGGTCATGGTGTTGTGAAAGTAAAATGAGATTCTGAAAGAAGCCAACTTTAGAAAATTATGAGAATGTGAATTATGTAAAAGTTGGGTTGGGCATTGAGATGCTAAAAAAGATAGTAATGTATGGCTTGTAAGCCTTGTGTATGTAGTAATTGAGCTTGATGACCTaatatgtgtaaattgtgaatTATTGCTAGGTGAAAAgcaatatgattgttagatggTCATCATGGATTTAGTTGTCGCGAAGGAagtgagtattcttgcatacgATTATATGTACGTTgagtcgattaccatatgatgatggattccgtgtgtggtaatcgatttaGCTTTAAGGCCTACTTTGAGGCTGGGACCTAAGAATCCCATAGCTGAATTGAGatggggcctaagaacctcttgttgTATTGAGATAAGGCCTAAGAACTtcttgagattattgtttagcgtatatggatccatttatgttttgttagcgcaaaggtgagtatgcaagtaattgTATAACGATACCATTGGCTACATGTGATACtcctttgtgtttttgccctacTTCGTGTATATAAGCGCATGCAATGGTATTTACTAAGCTTTgacttactttttagttgtttaccctttttataggttgttccGGATGTGAAAATAAAGATTGAAGTTGAATTATAAAGCTTGAAGTATTTGCTATTTGCGGTAAAATGGTATTGTTGATAGAACCCTTACTGACCCCTTTAAACTTATGGCTCTTGGTACGAAgtttatgtttttgaaatgtTTAAAATGTAAGAATTTcagtaatgtaatgtgttttgggTAATTTGAAACTTGatgtaaagtttgactttggttaTTTGGcaaaacgggtaaatgaccAATTCCATTGTAAATTGTACCCTTAATCAAATGAAAACTTTCGAAGTGTTTAGCAAAGTGATTATGTCTTATTTGTATTAGTGAATGATAGTGAAAAGTTTGGATTTGAGTCGAAATGCTTCAAAACGTCAAAAAGGTCACTTTTGGAGTTCGGCAAGGAGCACGGACTCTGACACGCCTAGCGTGAACGATGTCAGGCCAACTGCGGATGATGCAATCAGCATCTTACGCCCTCCACTGACCTCGAACTTGATTTTTACCGAGCATTCGTTTGACCTTTTAAGGCCCAGAAACTTGTatagtaatttatttataatattttaagatTATTTCAAGTGTCATTTCTTGATTTAGATAACTTTGATTTTTCGCGAAAATGATCATTTTTCCAAGTATAAGTTATTAAGATTTGGTTTTCAATAAATGTTTTCATTTGGTTTGAGTCCTTTCAAAGCCCTTGGAGTAGATGTAATTGAGCCAACAAACCAATTCTTGCCGATGTTACTAGCCGAATCAAGTTGTTGACTATAGCCCCTTACAGAGGGGgaggggattccctcaagttaggataccaacttgagtcaagttaagGTAAATTTAACCActggattaaaataaaaatgtcaagATTCAATTATCAATTTTGAATTTTAGCTCTTTATTATAATTCAAGAGTTATGATTCTtctaacttgacccctcaaATTGTTAAGGAAGGTAAAATTTCACTGTTGTGTAATGTAtcacattaattattatactaTGCATTTCTCAAATATAAATCTAGGAAATAGTATTTTAATAGGAAAGCGAAGTAACCCATTTGATGTTTCTGAGTTCTTTATACAATGCATCGGTAAAGTGTCCCCACCACATAAGACAAACTTTGGTCCACCTTTCACCATTAATTACTTTTCAAAGCCTATAAATGGTGGACACCTTCTTTTGCATGTCAAAATTTATCATTAGTTGTTTGgtagaaatcaaaagatataattttaagaaataattaataaattacaatcGTCATGTAACCAGATTGTTAATCATTTTCAAAAACCGACATATCGTTgaaaaagaactaattttgcgTCGATACAAAATTTCTGTAGTGCGGTCCATTGAAGACAAAGGGTGGACACGAGAGCAAACATTTAATGCAATGTTCTCTGCAATCATACACAGAGACAATACATGTACTTGtcattttgtgtttattttacCTTTGCATATGTATCTCTCATGAAAAAATCAGTACCAACACTTCGATAATTTGAGCACAAAGTGATAGAAGTAGCATGGGATGTGCAAACAATATTCACCACATGAGTTGGAAATAAAAGATAAAGGGGCATCTACCAACGACCAACCAAAagattaaataaatacaatttgCATATGGGGTTcgctcttttaattttttatgtgactgacacatatatatacatatatatgtgtatatatgctagCATATGCACAGCCTCCCAtcccatttttttcttttttatataatataatatatatgtccAACAACATGTATTCTTTATACTTTAAATCATCTTTCAAGGGAgaaaatttaccaaaaaaaaacccccaaaataaaaagacaaacaCCTAAACACAAAGCACCAAGCTTCTTTCTCCACCCAGCCCTCCATCAAAAGATCCAATTATGCCAACCTTTTAAAACTCCAAGGACTTGCCATCTTCGAGTTCACAAAACCCATCCATATTTCTCGTTTTCTTGGGGCCGGATAAGCCTGGTGATACGAGCACAATGCTGCTCGACTTTTGTAACTTCTACTTCTTCTCAGGCTGCCCCGTACGCAAATTGTCATTTCCTGGTGAACAAATTGAGTCGTATTCCTCATGAAATTAACGTCCTCAATCAAATTCGAGAACAATTGGTGCAAAAACTAGAAATTTCCATACTAAAAATCTCAAAAGCTTTAAAATGTTCCATCTACGTTTAAAATTGAATCAAGATTTGTGTATGAACATacagcaaaaaaaaaacctgcCTGACTAAGAAATTGCAAAAAAAAGGCCTACTCACCGGCTGGTTGTTTTTGCTCAACAGGTTTGACCTGGACCGGAACAGGAGCATTGTGAGCATATGTAGGGAAAGCGGCCACAGCGGCCTGTGCTGCAACAGCAGCAGCCGCCCATTGCTGTGGCAACCCAACACCACCTTTCAAATTACTAGTAGCGGCTGCAATTGCTTTCGCAGGATCAGAAGTGGTGGTATTTGCTAATGTCACAGGGGGACTAAGCGATAACATGGATGTGGAAGTTGTTTGGTGAGTTTGCTGTTGTGATGACTGCTGCTTTCTTTGTTGAAGATAATACCCTGATGCCGTATTTGATCCACCTGAATGCTGTTGAGACTGGGGTGGTTGACTTTGTTGCATGTAAGGGTGTGACATAAACATGTGTGCTTGCGCTTGGTATTGCTGTTGCTGCTGTTGCATTGTTTGCTTCTGGTGCTGCTGTTGCTGCTGTTGTTGAGACTTCGTAGAAATTGTGTTATGCGGGTTACCAAGAATGGAAGGTGATGATCGTTGGGTGGTTCCTACAGATGGATTTTTAACCTGCTGTGATGAAGATAAAGAGGAAGCCTGAGCAGGTCTACCAGATGTAGAAGCCGGTGCACTTGTTCTTGGGCTTCCACCAGCACCACCACCTTTTGAAATATTGGAAGTTGTGGGAGAACCGACCAACATTGGAGGAGAAGGCGACTGGTTACTACTATTAGTGCCTGGATTCTGATTTTGATTCTGTTGCTGCTGTTGTGATGATGTTGTGGATTGTAGTTTCTGACCAGTAACACCAAACGAAATTTGCGTATGAGATTGTTGGTGGGGCCTACTTGACGATTGTTGCTGGGATTGATGAGATTGATGGGGCTGGTGGGATTGGTGATGATTTTTGACAGATGTGGTGGCTGAAGCAAGTGAAGATGGAGCTTGTGAGCTTGCAGGACCCCTCACCGAATTTCTCCACTGGGGGGATTGAACAGGACTACTACTTGTGTTGCTTGTTTGGAGTGGAAATGAGGATAGTGAGTTTGGAAACTTAGCTATCactgatgaagatgaagtaaTCAGATGATCCGGGTATGCACTACCATTACTTGATGGCGGGTTCTTAAGCCTCGCATTGATGTTCTGGCCTCCTTGCTGCTGCATCTTTTGAAGTTGAAGAAATTCTTGCTGTGCTTGCTGGCTAACCTGTTGTTGCTGGAATTGAGCATGTAAATGATGAGAAGCTTGAGCCTGAGCATTTGCAGCAGATGTCGGCATAGGAGACCGAGATGTCCGGTTattagaaccaaggtttatattCCTTGAAGAGCTATCAATCACAGAAGTTCCAGGCATACCCTGGGATGAACCAGATGCATCTGTAGCAATGTCTGGTCTTGAAAAGGCAATGGATTGCCCCGATTTCCCAGTCAACCCTGAACTGCCCTTTCGATCCTCATCAACAACACTGGGAGACTCGTGATGCCCTGCTGGTCTGGAAGCTTCTTCGGGTACTCTGAAATCCTTCTTTTGCATAGAATGAGCCATCGAAGGTGCCATCCCCAATATACTGTGATAACTTTGCCTAAATGATTCTGGTACGTTCTGAAAAATGGCATTTGCATGGTTTTGAGACATTGATGACATAGTACCAGTGGTACCATTCATTGGCGAAAAAGACATCGCAAATGTCTGAGGTGGGAGAGAAGATGACTCAGCACCAGCCTTTTTTACCCCTTGCTGTTGAGAGTGAGGTTGCTGTTTCTTATCATGCGAGTTTCCACTTGCAGCAGCAGTAGACATTGCAGCTTGAGGGTTCATCAAAGCAAAATTCTGTGAGTGAACTGGCATGGTATAATTATGACCATAAACATTCATTGTGGGTGCTGCACGTGAGGCTCTACTTTCAGCAGTCGAAGGGCTATCCTCACCACCAGTCCCTTCATTTTCAAGATGACGGGCTTGTCGTGGTGGGTTCATGTGCTGAGAAGGTTGCTGAGATCGACTTTTATGAGAGGCAGGATAAGTATTATGCAAACTCCCACCGTTTCCACTGCCAGAGCCATTGACAGCAGAACCACTGCCTTGCTGCTGCCGTTGTTGAGCTTGCAGGTGTTTCTGTGAAGATGAGGTGGAACCGCTACTGTTCTGGTGGGTTTGAGAGATTTGTTGGGACTGAGtaggatgatgattttgagcTTGAGCCGATGGTGAAACCTGCTGGGATGATTGTGGAATTTGAGAAGGGTGTATCATTTGAGAAGAATAAAACGATCCATTAAACAGAGGCATGGCTTGGGCATGAGGGTTGCCTCTATAATTTGGTGGAGCTCCAACTGCAGGTATTGGGAAAGTGTAGGGATTATTCTGCAAAATCGCCAAGTACTGGGTTTCATTGGCACTCATATTGGGATAATTAAAGCTCAACGCAGGGGCTGCTGCCGATGTAGGTGCACTCACCGTGCCTGAACTGGGCGGAACTGAAGCACCACCCAAACCACCACTTGTGCTCGTATTAAGCTTAGAAGAACCAGGTCTAACCGAGGCAGAAGCTGCCACTGCTTGTTGCTGGTTAAACGGAAAGATGAAAGCCGGCCCATGCTGTAAATAACATACGTACAAAGTCGGTCAAACTTACAAATACATCACACTTTTAAAAGGCGAAAACTTCATCAAACGTGATGTAGAGCAACTTACTAGTATATTGTTGGGAGTGACAGGTGGGATTGCTTGTTGAAGTAAAATTTGTTGTTTCCTCTGGGCAGGATCAGGAACGGTTGTGGCCTGAGTTGATTTGGTGTCTTTTGTGGTGGCGTGACCCGGAAAGATGTGGAGTCCCTGTGCCTTGTCTTGCATAGCCGATGGAATGCTTCCATGAAGTTCAGCAGAAGGCATCAGATTAAGATTGCCAGGTTTGGCCCCAAACATAGGTGCAGCCCCAGAGCTAGGCGGCCAAAATGTATTTATCTTCATGAATTGCTGAAGATAGTGGATGTTCCTTGCAATGTAGCAATGTGTGGCACACCTTTTTGGCCTTGGATGTGTAAATATTGGCTGCAAGAAATGCAACATTATCAAACCAACAAGGTAAAtgggtttttttaattaataagaaaaagatgCCAATTAAGTTAATAGTACCTGAACTGGGGCTGAAGGCATGGCGTTCCCATCCATTGATATGACTCCCTGCAACGGTGCAACGTACCTGCAAAATTTCCATATCATCAGCAATTGCAATTGCCATACTTTTAAGAGAAGAAAGTTCAGATCTTTCAAGCTTACCCAATCGGAGGCCAATTAGCCACAGACATTGGCATTTGCACAGAACTCGGTTGAGCTATGAATACAAGACACAAAAAAAGGGtttaaaaatcaagatgacATGAAATTTGGGAGTATGAAgatcattatataaaaattttgacaGTAGTAAACATACCAATCTTCTCTGTGTGGTTCTCAGATTTAGCTGGTAGTTGTTGTTTCAGAGCTTGATGAAGGGATCTATTGCTGCTACCACCTACCATACTAGCAACATCCTTATTTGGTTTTTCCAAATCGATACGGAGTTCTTGATTCACAGCTTGCTTTGACAATTCACCAGTTTCTTGAACTGTTGCTGCTTTCAACCTCTTTTGCTCTTCAGCCAAACTAATTGTCTCTTCCTTTTTCCTCACCTTCTCATCTTCCTTATTCTTGCTTGTTTCCTAAAAATAGcaaaaagattcaaactttaagTTCAatcacaaaagcaaaaaaatacCCAATtggtaaaacaaaagaaaaatcaagGGGAAAGATGCATCACCATGGCTGACGTCTGCTTACAATCCGAAAATTCAACATCAGCATCATTTCCCTGAGATGTTCTTTGTTGTGGAGGTGGAgcctaaaattaaaaaacaccaACTATAAATCCCAATATTAAAAACATACTAAAACCAGAAAAACAAAGCTTTGATGTTGTTTGTATCTAATCTCACCATCAGATCTATTTCAAACTTCTCCTCTTTTTTAGTTTCCATTTCTGAGATATTAACTGCTGCTTTTCTGCAGAGAAATCAACACCAACAGATCATAAAAAAGgtacttttttataaaataaatatagatactaTATAAAGATCAAAAATTTAACTCACAGATTTGCAGCAGCGGCAGCTGTCATAATCACAGATTCAGAAACTTTATTTCCTTCATTTAATCCAACCAAAGAAGAGGTACTCACAGCCTCTTCTTTAGTCAAAACCACACCAACACATTTCCCCTCTTCTTCAACCAGCGGTTGCGTCCGATTGGTCGTTTCAGAAACCTGATTAATTGGCAGACTAGTGAACCCAAAAGGAGCCGCAGCACCATTTTCAGGAACATGGTCCATGTAAGAAGAATTTGTAGCCtgattctgattctgatgatcaGTTTCATTCTTAACTGATGATGAAGCTGGAGGACTATTTCGTACCCCAAACGGATTCTCCGACACTTGCCTTGGTCTCTTTCTCTTTGGTGCTACAGATTCAAAATCAACATCAAGTCAAAATCACTACccatatatcaaaataaactGATAGATACAGatgttagaaatatatatatatataatcataccAACTACTGATGATGTGGAATTTGGTGTTGGAGATGAGACTATAGATTGTTTGATATCATTTGATTGTGGGGTTGTTTCTTTCTTATCAGCTGATGGTGCTTGTGATTGTGTCATCAGACCATACAAAACTTCAGCTATCTCTATTTCCAGCTCTTCtggatttgatgatgatgattttgctGATGATGTTTTTGGTGCTGCTGGGGGCCTtggcttattattattattattactacttgGCCCTCCCACTACTCCATTTGCCTTCTACAAAAACCCCACACAAAAAAATTAGCCAATAATAAGATTAAATATTTAAGATgagattatgaaaaaaaaaatcatcacacAAACCATCTTTTTTCTGACTGACAGATTTGAAGATGAAGGAGAAGGTGGAGCCACCGGTTGTGCCGGTGAAGCAGCCGGTGACGTTGAGTTTTGCCGGTGACTTTGTTCCGTTCCAATAACACCAGAAACCCACTCATGTGACCTCTTTGTAGATGCTGtaataatttcatcaaaaatccattaaaaaaaaaaatcagtaaTTTCcattaaaaaatgaatataaagattcaaactttttgAAACCAAATTAGGCGAAATTACCAGAACGAGCTTTTCTGGGAACAGAAACACCAATcatttcatcagcagcagctttCCACGCAGGCAACGGCGGTGCAGCCGCCGCCGTACTTCTAAAAACTTTTCCGGCAGACGGCGGAAAGCTTTTCCGATGCTGAATctgttgctgttgctgctgatgattatgattatgatgattttgatgctgctgcatattactattattattaatactattattactatgaatattattattattattatttcctaaCACAGCAGCCGCCGGAGGTAACATCTTAAAACCACCATTATTTCCGGCATCcacgtcatcatcatcttcctcatcttcatcatcatttacACTTTCTTCCGAACTTTCATCTCCAATTTCATCtctattattatgattatgattatgattattaaaattattattattattaattactctattttctcttcttcttttactCCTACTTGTCCTTTCTCTTTCTCTATCCTTTTTCATCACCACTCCTCTATCCCTTAATCTACTCCCCCCTCCTCCTTGCTGTTGCTCATGCCCTTCCACTCCTCCATCTTCATCTGCCAATCACATCAAATCAAATCAGATctagatatataattatatatatatatataagatatagaaGAACAAGGGATTATAATTACCAGTGGAATCACGTAAGCTTGTGCTACGATGTCGTCTTCTAGGATGTGCAGCCATATGAGCAGCTCTTCTTGCTTCTCTATTTCTATCCATCAATTTTCTTCTTCAGATCTACTTGtgtatatctgtatctatatctatttctatatctatatatcaatatCATCACATACTCTTTTAATCTTCTTcacctctttttcttcttcttctatcaTCACACAGATTCCAAACCtaattcatttcattctttcttaattatatatatacaaataatatatatatatatttctgattTTGAGAGAAATGATATGATTCTTCTTTCAGATCTCTTTTCACtttctctatctctctctctctataaaaACTCTTATCCTTCtttttctcacacacacacacacacaaagaagaaataaaaaataatatgaaaacaatctcactctctctcctgctatctctatatatatctcGTCATCTTTTTCGGTGTGTTTCACTCTCCACGAAGCCTCCATGGACGGTCCAGATGAAGCCTTTTGACACATATACGTGGATCTCCACCGTTTGTTCCCACTGATTGATCTGATTGTCTTACCTTTTCTTTATCTATCCTACATGGCGCTATATCATCCGTTGGATTTTTTACCTACACGTGGCGGTCTTTTGCTTACTCGACAAGCTTCCATGattttgattaaattatatatatttaatgtagattttaatataatagtataaatataaataaatatttattttaagaagAAAACATAACCTCTACCACTTGTTTTCCCTCACGGACAAAATCATGGGGgatcatttcatattttatcgaTTGATTTATTTATCTCGTAAATTATTTTCCCACGTAATTACGTAAATACACAAGAAATACTTTTAAATCTACTAAAATGTTTATATGCGATAAATTAATAgtttgataaatataaataagtgaTGTTAATATGATAATggtatcaattttaaataaattctgTTGAGACGGCTAAATTTCTTGCTAAATATTTTGATAAGGCATCAGAGTAAAAGAAAATTGCGTCAAATGATTTAGACTAATTTGCTACACAttctaagaaaaaaataatatgacaaACGAAACATAtgcaatataataaaaatcatcGTTTGTTATATTGTTATTCCAAAACTATACATTATTGCGATGTTTCTACATTGACCACCActaactaaatatatt
The sequence above is drawn from the Erigeron canadensis isolate Cc75 chromosome 4, C_canadensis_v1, whole genome shotgun sequence genome and encodes:
- the LOC122595293 gene encoding protein TIME FOR COFFEE isoform X2 — its product is MDRNREARRAAHMAAHPRRRHRSTSLRDSTDEDGGVEGHEQQQGGGGSRLRDRGVVMKKDRERERTSRSKRRRENRVINNNNNFNNHNHNHNNRDEIGDESSEESVNDDEDEEDDDDVDAGNNGGFKMLPPAAAVLGNNNNNNIHSNNSINNNSNMQQHQNHHNHNHQQQQQQIQHRKSFPPSAGKVFRSTAAAAPPLPAWKAAADEMIGVSVPRKARSASTKRSHEWVSGVIGTEQSHRQNSTSPAASPAQPVAPPSPSSSNLSVRKKMKANGVVGGPSSNNNNNKPRPPAAPKTSSAKSSSSNPEELEIEIAEVLYGLMTQSQAPSADKKETTPQSNDIKQSIVSSPTPNSTSSVVAPKRKRPRQVSENPFGVRNSPPASSSVKNETDHQNQNQATNSSYMDHVPENGAAAPFGFTSLPINQVSETTNRTQPLVEEEGKCVGVVLTKEEAVSTSSLVGLNEGNKVSESVIMTAAAAANLKAAVNISEMETKKEEKFEIDLMAPPPQQRTSQGNDADVEFSDCKQTSAMETSKNKEDEKVRKKEETISLAEEQKRLKAATVQETGELSKQAVNQELRIDLEKPNKDVASMVGGSSNRSLHQALKQQLPAKSENHTEKIAQPSSVQMPMSVANWPPIGYVAPLQGVISMDGNAMPSAPVQPIFTHPRPKRCATHCYIARNIHYLQQFMKINTFWPPSSGAAPMFGAKPGNLNLMPSAELHGSIPSAMQDKAQGLHIFPGHATTKDTKSTQATTVPDPAQRKQQILLQQAIPPVTPNNILHGPAFIFPFNQQQAVAASASVRPGSSKLNTSTSGGLGGASVPPSSGTNNPYTFPIPAVGAPPNYRGNPHAQAMPLFNGSFYSSQMIHPSQIPQSSQQVSPSAQAQNHHPTQSQQISQTHQNSSGSTSSSQKHLQAQQRQQQGSGSAVNGSGSGNGGSLHNTYPASHKSRSQQPSQHMNPPRQARHLENEGTGGEDSPSTAESRASRAAPTMNVYGHNYTMPVHSQNFALMNPQAAMSTAAASGNSHDKKQQPHSQQQGVKKAGAESSSLPPQTFAMSFSPMNGTTGTMSSMSQNHANAIFQNVPESFRQSYHSILGMAPSMAHSMQKKDFRVPEEASRPAGHHESPSVVDEDRKGSSGLTGKSGQSIAFSRPDIATDASGSSQGMPGTSVIDSSSRNINLGSNNRTSRSPMPTSAANAQAQASHHLHAQFQQQQVSQQAQQEFLQLQKMQQQGGQNINARLKNPPSSNGSAYPDHLITSSSSVIAKFPNSLSSFPLQTSNTSSSPVQSPQWRNSVRGPASSQAPSSLASATTSVKNHHQSHQPHQSHQSQQQSSSRPHQQSHTQISFGVTGQKLQSTTSSQQQQQNQNQNPGTNSSNQSPSPPMLVGSPTTSNISKGGGAGGSPRTSAPASTSGRPAQASSLSSSQQVKNPSVGTTQRSSPSILGNPHNTISTKSQQQQQQQHQKQTMQQQQQQYQAQAHMFMSHPYMQQSQPPQSQQHSGGSNTASGYYLQQRKQQSSQQQTHQTTSTSMLSLSPPVTLANTTTSDPAKAIAAATSNLKGGVGLPQQWAAAAVAAQAAVAAFPTYAHNAPVPVQVKPVEQKQPAGNDNLRTGQPEKK
- the LOC122595293 gene encoding protein TIME FOR COFFEE isoform X1, which produces MDRNREARRAAHMAAHPRRRHRSTSLRDSTDEDGGVEGHEQQQGGGGSRLRDRGVVMKKDRERERTSRSKRRRENRVINNNNNFNNHNHNHNNRDEIGDESSEESVNDDEDEEDDDDVDAGNNGGFKMLPPAAAVLGNNNNNNIHSNNSINNNSNMQQHQNHHNHNHQQQQQQIQHRKSFPPSAGKVFRSTAAAAPPLPAWKAAADEMIGVSVPRKARSASTKRSHEWVSGVIGTEQSHRQNSTSPAASPAQPVAPPSPSSSNLSVRKKMKANGVVGGPSSNNNNNKPRPPAAPKTSSAKSSSSNPEELEIEIAEVLYGLMTQSQAPSADKKETTPQSNDIKQSIVSSPTPNSTSSVVAPKRKRPRQVSENPFGVRNSPPASSSVKNETDHQNQNQATNSSYMDHVPENGAAAPFGFTSLPINQVSETTNRTQPLVEEEGKCVGVVLTKEEAVSTSSLVGLNEGNKVSESVIMTAAAAANLKAAVNISEMETKKEEKFEIDLMAPPPQQRTSQGNDADVEFSDCKQTSAMETSKNKEDEKVRKKEETISLAEEQKRLKAATVQETGELSKQAVNQELRIDLEKPNKDVASMVGGSSNRSLHQALKQQLPAKSENHTEKIAQPSSVQMPMSVANWPPIGYVAPLQGVISMDGNAMPSAPVQPIFTHPRPKRCATHCYIARNIHYLQQFMKINTFWPPSSGAAPMFGAKPGNLNLMPSAELHGSIPSAMQDKAQGLHIFPGHATTKDTKSTQATTVPDPAQRKQQILLQQAIPPVTPNNILHGPAFIFPFNQQQAVAASASVRPGSSKLNTSTSGGLGGASVPPSSGTVSAPTSAAAPALSFNYPNMSANETQYLAILQNNPYTFPIPAVGAPPNYRGNPHAQAMPLFNGSFYSSQMIHPSQIPQSSQQVSPSAQAQNHHPTQSQQISQTHQNSSGSTSSSQKHLQAQQRQQQGSGSAVNGSGSGNGGSLHNTYPASHKSRSQQPSQHMNPPRQARHLENEGTGGEDSPSTAESRASRAAPTMNVYGHNYTMPVHSQNFALMNPQAAMSTAAASGNSHDKKQQPHSQQQGVKKAGAESSSLPPQTFAMSFSPMNGTTGTMSSMSQNHANAIFQNVPESFRQSYHSILGMAPSMAHSMQKKDFRVPEEASRPAGHHESPSVVDEDRKGSSGLTGKSGQSIAFSRPDIATDASGSSQGMPGTSVIDSSSRNINLGSNNRTSRSPMPTSAANAQAQASHHLHAQFQQQQVSQQAQQEFLQLQKMQQQGGQNINARLKNPPSSNGSAYPDHLITSSSSVIAKFPNSLSSFPLQTSNTSSSPVQSPQWRNSVRGPASSQAPSSLASATTSVKNHHQSHQPHQSHQSQQQSSSRPHQQSHTQISFGVTGQKLQSTTSSQQQQQNQNQNPGTNSSNQSPSPPMLVGSPTTSNISKGGGAGGSPRTSAPASTSGRPAQASSLSSSQQVKNPSVGTTQRSSPSILGNPHNTISTKSQQQQQQQHQKQTMQQQQQQYQAQAHMFMSHPYMQQSQPPQSQQHSGGSNTASGYYLQQRKQQSSQQQTHQTTSTSMLSLSPPVTLANTTTSDPAKAIAAATSNLKGGVGLPQQWAAAAVAAQAAVAAFPTYAHNAPVPVQVKPVEQKQPAGNDNLRTGQPEKK